Proteins encoded in a region of the Ranitomeya imitator isolate aRanImi1 chromosome 9, aRanImi1.pri, whole genome shotgun sequence genome:
- the LOC138649826 gene encoding microtubule-associated serine/threonine-protein kinase 3-like isoform X2: MKKMKKQILDILGEVDGAYLERNILTFSDCPFVASMLCSFPFTSHLCMVMEYAEGGDCQTLLNTRGRLSVPLARLYFAEAVVAVEYLHSYGVVHRDLKPGNFLITSTGHIKVTDFGASKLGVMIPKKNNYKQLAEEISREFRDHEVCGTLHFMAPEVILRKGYGRPVDWWAMGIILHQFLVGSVPFDGNVQTEIEENIVGGHLRWDCEPIPPFDAQCLITDLLIKNPEQRLGTAGTFEIKSHPFLTGLDFDNLLSQKPEYVPQVASNVDTSFSINHFDINKHLESEDEEDNESFNYENFTSSSEWLSKLCTTATRINNEDPKSPAEFTQASCTNILEMQKESVPASIRDDNITSLPCSSPSSDIPVHEDRISSIPLSRAQQNSENEEKGETIQDIPVHEDRKSSIPLSKAQQSSEN; this comes from the exons ATGAAGAAAATGAAAAAGCAGATCCTGGATATTCTAGGCGAGGTGGATGGCGCTTATCTGGAAAGGAACATCTTAACATTCTCTGATTGTCCCTTTGTGGCCTCCATGCTCTGCTCCTTTCCATTTACATCTCACCTctgtatggtcatggagtatgcGGAAG GTGGAGACTGTCAGACCCTATTAAACACCAGGGGTCGTTTATCTGTCCCCTTGGCCCGCTTGTATTTTGCAGAAGCGGTTGTTGCTGTAGAATACTTGCACAGCTATGGTGTGGTCCACAGAGACCTGAAGCCAGGGAA CTtcctgataacatctactggacaCATTAAAGTTACTGATTTTGGTGCttcaaaacttggtgtcatgataccaaaAAAGAACAACTACAAGCAATTAGCAGAGGAGATCAGCAGAGAGTTCCGGGACCATGAG GTCTGCGGTACCCTACATTTTATGGCCCCAGAGGTCATCCTGAGGAAAGgctatggaagacctgttgactggtgggcAATGGGGATCATACTACATCAATTCCTTGTGGGATCTGTACCATTTGATGGGAATGTCCAAACTGAAATTGAAGAAAATATTGTCGGTG gacacctacGTTGGGATTGTGAACCCATTCCTCCCTTTGATGCTCAGTGCCTCATCACTGACCTGCTGATAAAAAATCCTGAACAaagacttgggacag CAGGAACATTTGAGATCAAGAGTCACCCATTCCTGACTGGCTTAGACTTTGACAACCTTCTAAGTCAGAAGCCAGAGTATGTTCCTCAGGTTGCATCAAACGTGGACACAAGCTTCTCTATCa ATCACTTTGATATAAACAAACATCTGGAAtcagaggatgaggaggacaatgaGAGCTTTAACTACGAAAATTTTACGTCTTCTTCTGAATGGCTTTCTAAG CTCTGTACCACTGCTACCAGGATCAATAATGAGGATCCCAAGTCACCTGCAGAATTTACACAAGCATCCTGCACAAACATCTTAGAAAT gcagaaagaatctgttCCTGCATCTATTAGAGATGATAATATTACCAGTTTGCCATGCTCATCCCCATCGTCAG ATATTCCAGTTCACGAGGACAGAATATCTTCGATACCTTTGAGTAGAGCACAACAAAACTCAGAAAATGAAGAAAAGGGGGAAACGATACAAG ATATTCCAGTTCACGAGGACAGAAAATCTTCGATACCTTTGAGTAAAGCGCAACAAAGCTCAGAAAATTAA
- the LOC138649826 gene encoding microtubule-associated serine/threonine-protein kinase 3-like isoform X1, whose product MSTEDHVMTSIDGLLIRIYYLPWIVLFSSYVYLVRHKDLHQTFAMKKMKKQILDILGEVDGAYLERNILTFSDCPFVASMLCSFPFTSHLCMVMEYAEGGDCQTLLNTRGRLSVPLARLYFAEAVVAVEYLHSYGVVHRDLKPGNFLITSTGHIKVTDFGASKLGVMIPKKNNYKQLAEEISREFRDHEVCGTLHFMAPEVILRKGYGRPVDWWAMGIILHQFLVGSVPFDGNVQTEIEENIVGGHLRWDCEPIPPFDAQCLITDLLIKNPEQRLGTAGTFEIKSHPFLTGLDFDNLLSQKPEYVPQVASNVDTSFSINHFDINKHLESEDEEDNESFNYENFTSSSEWLSKLCTTATRINNEDPKSPAEFTQASCTNILEMQKESVPASIRDDNITSLPCSSPSSDIPVHEDRISSIPLSRAQQNSENEEKGETIQDIPVHEDRKSSIPLSKAQQSSEN is encoded by the exons ATGAGTACAGAAGATCATGTAATGACTTCTATAGATGGACTGTTAATAAGGATTTATTATTTACCATGGATTGTGCTTTTCTCCAGCTACGTCTACTTAGTGCGCCATAAAGACTTACATCAGACCTTTGCAATGAAGAAAATGAAAAAGCAGATCCTGGATATTCTAGGCGAGGTGGATGGCGCTTATCTGGAAAGGAACATCTTAACATTCTCTGATTGTCCCTTTGTGGCCTCCATGCTCTGCTCCTTTCCATTTACATCTCACCTctgtatggtcatggagtatgcGGAAG GTGGAGACTGTCAGACCCTATTAAACACCAGGGGTCGTTTATCTGTCCCCTTGGCCCGCTTGTATTTTGCAGAAGCGGTTGTTGCTGTAGAATACTTGCACAGCTATGGTGTGGTCCACAGAGACCTGAAGCCAGGGAA CTtcctgataacatctactggacaCATTAAAGTTACTGATTTTGGTGCttcaaaacttggtgtcatgataccaaaAAAGAACAACTACAAGCAATTAGCAGAGGAGATCAGCAGAGAGTTCCGGGACCATGAG GTCTGCGGTACCCTACATTTTATGGCCCCAGAGGTCATCCTGAGGAAAGgctatggaagacctgttgactggtgggcAATGGGGATCATACTACATCAATTCCTTGTGGGATCTGTACCATTTGATGGGAATGTCCAAACTGAAATTGAAGAAAATATTGTCGGTG gacacctacGTTGGGATTGTGAACCCATTCCTCCCTTTGATGCTCAGTGCCTCATCACTGACCTGCTGATAAAAAATCCTGAACAaagacttgggacag CAGGAACATTTGAGATCAAGAGTCACCCATTCCTGACTGGCTTAGACTTTGACAACCTTCTAAGTCAGAAGCCAGAGTATGTTCCTCAGGTTGCATCAAACGTGGACACAAGCTTCTCTATCa ATCACTTTGATATAAACAAACATCTGGAAtcagaggatgaggaggacaatgaGAGCTTTAACTACGAAAATTTTACGTCTTCTTCTGAATGGCTTTCTAAG CTCTGTACCACTGCTACCAGGATCAATAATGAGGATCCCAAGTCACCTGCAGAATTTACACAAGCATCCTGCACAAACATCTTAGAAAT gcagaaagaatctgttCCTGCATCTATTAGAGATGATAATATTACCAGTTTGCCATGCTCATCCCCATCGTCAG ATATTCCAGTTCACGAGGACAGAATATCTTCGATACCTTTGAGTAGAGCACAACAAAACTCAGAAAATGAAGAAAAGGGGGAAACGATACAAG ATATTCCAGTTCACGAGGACAGAAAATCTTCGATACCTTTGAGTAAAGCGCAACAAAGCTCAGAAAATTAA